The genomic DNA GCGTGGCGGATGATGTCGAGCTCGTGCTGAAAACGAGGCACGAACCGAAAAGCTGCCAGTGCTGTGTACCCGACGCGGTACGGAACCCGAAGCTGCTGCACGAACGAGCGCGCGATGTCGGGCCCGGTCGTTGTGAGGCCCGGCAGAAGCGCGAGCGCCACGATCGCACCGAGTCGAATGCCGGTAGCAAGCCCCACATCGACGGCGCCCGAGTAGAGGGTCCATGCGCCGATCTGCACGAGCGGCGTCGTTCCCCGTACGAGCTCCGGATTCGTCCACACGGCGAATCCGAACCCGAGGAGAACAACGGTGGCCGGAAGCGCGATGAACAGGATGATCGCGAGTCGACGCGTCATCCGCGCGCCGATCAGGAGCAGGACGTAGCTCAGCGCGAGGAACGTGAGAGGTGTCGCGAAGTCGCGCACGAAGATCAGCAGCACTAACGCAGGCAATGGTGCCGCAAATTTGGCCAGGGGGTTCAAATTGTAGAGAAAACGTACGGGTGAGCCTGAGTTAGTGCGGGCGTAGGGGTCGCGCGCGGCGTGCGTGATTGTCACAGTGCGCTCCCCGGAAGATTATCGAGGCGCGTCGCGCGCGAGAGTTCGGGATGCCTCGTCACGCCCTGCAGCGCTTGCCGGAGAGGCGGAAGCCGAAGGCCCGCGGAATTGATGAGCGCAGTGTCGGTGAAGATATCTTCGGTGGTGCGAGCTGCCAGAACCTCACCGTCACGCATCACGATGGTGCGGTGCGCGTACTCGGTCACGAGCTGCATGTCATGCGTGACGATGATGATCGTCGTGCCCTCGTGATTGAGATCACGCAGCAGCGCCAGTAGTTCGTCGGCGCGGGCACGGTCTTGGCCAAAAGTGGGCTCATCGAGGGCGAGAATCGCAGCGCCTGAGATGAGTGCGGTGCCCACCGAGAGTCGTCGCTTTTGCCCGCCGGAAAGATGGAACGGGTGGGCGTCAGCCTTCTCGGCGAGGCCGAAGCGTCGCAGCATCTCATCGACTCGATCGCCTACTTCGTGCTCGTCAAAGCGGTTACGGCGAAGCCCAAACGCCAGCTCATCGAAAACTGTGTGTGCGATGAACTGATGCTCCGGGTTCTGAAAGACGAACCCCACCCGCTCGTGCACTCGCCCTCGGCCGAGCCGAGTGATGTCTTTGCCGTCGATGAACACGCTGCCGCGCGGCGGCGGAACCACGCCCGAGAGTGCCTGCAGAAGGGTGGTTTTACCCGCGCCGTTGCCGCCGACAATGGCAACGAAGTCGCCGGAGTGGATCTCGAGATCGATGCCGTGTAGCACTTCGGTGCGTCCGCGCCGCAGGCGTAGGTTCGTCGCCGAAAGTACGGGCTGCGGCATCCGACTTTCTGCCGTCGCACCGCCGATCGGTGTGGGCTGCCAGTCGCTCGGGGATGGGGAGGCATCGAGGGCCGTTGTAAGCTCGGCCGGCGTCAATGGCAACGGGTCGAGGTGGTACCCGGCTCGTCGCAGGCGGAGCGCTGCGAGAGCAGATGTGGGTAGCCAGACGCCGAGGTCATGAAGTTCGGTGGCGCGATCGCGCAAGATCGCGTCGATGCTTCCGTCCGCGACAACTCGGCCCAGCTGATCTACCACCACGACACGGTTGGCGATCGCGATCGCCGCATCGAGATTGTGCTCGATGAGCAGGATGCCGCGCTCTGGGTCGGCCGCGAGTTCAGCGAGCGCGGCGTAGACGTCTTCGATGCCCTGGGGATCAAGGTTCGCAGTCGGTTCGTCGAGGACGAGAAGCGCAGATCCCATCGCTATTGCCGCGGCCATCGCGAGACGCTGACGGCCACCGCCGGAGAGCACATCGGGGTTTTCGTCGCGACGATGCCAGAGGCTCATTTTGCGAAGCGCGCTTTCGGCACGCTCCAGAACATCCGCGACGGGGAGCCGGAGGTTCTCGGGGCCGAAAGCAACCTCATCGAGGAGTGTGCCGGTGACCACTTGTGTATCAGGGTCTTGAAACACCATTCCGACGTGCTGGCTGAGGGTCGAAACCGGGGTGTCAGCGGCGAGATATCCGGCAATCTCGACACGCCCCGACACCGTTGCGGGAAGCGACTGCGGGATCAGCCCGTTGAGTGTGAGCGCGAGGGTCGACTTTCCGGATCCGCTCGGCCCGAGCACGAGCACGATGTCTCCTGGCATCACTGTGAAAGAGACGTCAGACGGCGTATCGCCCGAGGCGCCGTCGTACCTCACACCGAGATGGTCGATGCGGGCAAGCGCTGGTTGTGTGGGCGCGGCATCCGCCATCAGCTGCGAGTGACGCCGGCGCGGCGAAGGCCGGCACCGATCCAGAGGCCGCCCGCCGTCCACAGCACCGGACCGAGGATCGAGATGGTGATGTACGCGATTTGCGCCCAGGGTGCGAGCGAGGTCATGTGCGCGGCGAACGCGACGATGACGGCGACAAGAATACCGATGATCACGGCGGAGATGAAGAACCGCCAGGGGGCCCACACCCGGTAACGGGTGAGGGCGGCGACGGCTTCTTGAATACCGCCGAACAGCAGCGCCGTGCCGAGGAAGCGAAATGCCCACTGCGGAGCGAGTGCGCTCGCGACGAGCGCAGCCATCACGTGGGTCATCAGCGCGACCCACGGCAGGCGGATTGCTTCCTGAGCGATGATTCCCGGAAGCACGTGTACGCCGAGAACGAGGCCATAGACGAAGGGCGCCGAGATGATGACGAACGGTGTGAGCCAGCCGGCGATACCGCCGAACAGGCCGGTTACGACGCCGATCGCGGCACAAGTCAGGAGAACGCGCGTTGAGAGCACACGGGTTCGCATCACGTAATCAGCGTACCGGCGTCTGCAGAGGCGAATGCCGGGTGGGACCGTGAGAATTATCGGAAACCGAGAAGCAATGACTCACAGTCGCCGGACGCGTTTTGTGAGCCGCACGTGCGGCAAGGGTGGTGCGGGTACGCGCTCATCGCCGTGCCCGGGCACGTGACCGAATCGTGCCGAGTCAGCTTCCCATTCGTCACGAGCGGCGACGATCTCTTCATGTGTGCGCCCGACGAAGTTCCACCACATCACAATCTCATCGGCGAAAGGCTCGCCGCCCAGGAGAAAGAAGACGCATCCATCGCTTGATTCGATCTCGATTTCGCTGCGTCCGGTTCCCAGGTAGAGCATGTGGGTGCGAGGAACCGTGATGAGTTCTTGGGCGGATGCGTGTACCTGCGATTCGCCGAAGATTCCGACGATCGCGTACTCCCAGTCGGGATCCAGTGGAAACGTCGTGTGCCCACCCGGGGGAAGTGTCGCTTCGGCGCCGAGGATCGGAGTGTGCGCAGAAGCGGGAGATGTCGTACCCGCGAACTCACCCATGACGACGATTACGTCGGCATCGTCGAGCGTGACGACGGGAAGGCGTGAGTGCTGTTCGAAGGCCGGGATGCCGTGGCGTCGCTGTTCGGGCAGGGCCACCCAGAGCTGAAGCGCATCGAGCGGGGTGGCATCCTCGCCTATCGAGTACTCCGAGTGGGCAATGCCCGCGCCACTGGTCATCAGATTGAGCGCACCGCGTCGCACGAGCACGTCGTTTCCCAATACATCACGATGACGCACGTCGCCTTCGAGTGGCCAGGTCACTGTCTGCAAGCCGATGTGAGGGTGCGGTTCGACCCTCATCACCGCGCTCTGGGGGCCAAATCGGTCAAGAAAGCACCATGCCCCCACCATGGGGAGGTCACGCTGGGGGAGAAGCCGGTGCACTTCCATCGCGCGGATACCGCCGAGCGGCACTTCGCGTGCCTCGAGTAAAACGGCACGAGGCCCCGCTGAAGGAACGGCCGATTCAGCCGTCTCTTCGCCCCCATCGAGACGAGTCATGCCGATTGTTCACTCGCTGCGGGAG from Microbacterium endophyticum includes the following:
- a CDS encoding ECF transporter S component, coding for MMRTRVLSTRVLLTCAAIGVVTGLFGGIAGWLTPFVIISAPFVYGLVLGVHVLPGIIAQEAIRLPWVALMTHVMAALVASALAPQWAFRFLGTALLFGGIQEAVAALTRYRVWAPWRFFISAVIIGILVAVIVAFAAHMTSLAPWAQIAYITISILGPVLWTAGGLWIGAGLRRAGVTRS
- a CDS encoding pirin family protein, which encodes MTRLDGGEETAESAVPSAGPRAVLLEAREVPLGGIRAMEVHRLLPQRDLPMVGAWCFLDRFGPQSAVMRVEPHPHIGLQTVTWPLEGDVRHRDVLGNDVLVRRGALNLMTSGAGIAHSEYSIGEDATPLDALQLWVALPEQRRHGIPAFEQHSRLPVVTLDDADVIVVMGEFAGTTSPASAHTPILGAEATLPPGGHTTFPLDPDWEYAIVGIFGESQVHASAQELITVPRTHMLYLGTGRSEIEIESSDGCVFFLLGGEPFADEIVMWWNFVGRTHEEIVAARDEWEADSARFGHVPGHGDERVPAPPLPHVRLTKRVRRL
- a CDS encoding ABC transporter ATP-binding protein, whose translation is MADAAPTQPALARIDHLGVRYDGASGDTPSDVSFTVMPGDIVLVLGPSGSGKSTLALTLNGLIPQSLPATVSGRVEIAGYLAADTPVSTLSQHVGMVFQDPDTQVVTGTLLDEVAFGPENLRLPVADVLERAESALRKMSLWHRRDENPDVLSGGGRQRLAMAAAIAMGSALLVLDEPTANLDPQGIEDVYAALAELAADPERGILLIEHNLDAAIAIANRVVVVDQLGRVVADGSIDAILRDRATELHDLGVWLPTSALAALRLRRAGYHLDPLPLTPAELTTALDASPSPSDWQPTPIGGATAESRMPQPVLSATNLRLRRGRTEVLHGIDLEIHSGDFVAIVGGNGAGKTTLLQALSGVVPPPRGSVFIDGKDITRLGRGRVHERVGFVFQNPEHQFIAHTVFDELAFGLRRNRFDEHEVGDRVDEMLRRFGLAEKADAHPFHLSGGQKRRLSVGTALISGAAILALDEPTFGQDRARADELLALLRDLNHEGTTIIIVTHDMQLVTEYAHRTIVMRDGEVLAARTTEDIFTDTALINSAGLRLPPLRQALQGVTRHPELSRATRLDNLPGSAL
- a CDS encoding energy-coupling factor transporter transmembrane component T family protein, encoding MTHAARDPYARTNSGSPVRFLYNLNPLAKFAAPLPALVLLIFVRDFATPLTFLALSYVLLLIGARMTRRLAIILFIALPATVVLLGFGFAVWTNPELVRGTTPLVQIGAWTLYSGAVDVGLATGIRLGAIVALALLPGLTTTGPDIARSFVQQLRVPYRVGYTALAAFRFVPRFQHELDIIRHAHRVRGSHDRRGPFGALARGAGYIVPLLAGAIRHAERVALAMDARAFGAYPDRTERHLVPFRRRDSVFVVSSWIATAAVLWVFFPWSLT